One region of Candidatus Bathyarchaeota archaeon genomic DNA includes:
- a CDS encoding NADH-quinone oxidoreductase subunit M, producing the protein MTLPLLLAVFALPTVSIPFVYLTGKKSPKAAAVFVALIALINMGLVFATVPDILNTGSYTESYTWIPSDLGGSTALAQFSLFVDGISASIALISLVLIFVASIYSINYMSGKKHLAAYYALLCMLSVGLVGVFLTSNLILFYFCWELMLVPAYFIVGEWGYRNSYKSAFKLFIFTHAGAVFVLLGIGAIYWLTGYTDMFQAQAALATAAPDVIKWILIALTAGFAVKMAVFPVHMWLPDAHSEAPAPMSALLSGVIISAGAYAIIRLSFGVVFPSVGEAFGVPFLHALSIIGIITAFFGSLLSLVANDIKRVIAYSSIAHMGYIMFGLSLFPPALASGNVVMLASATSIAIVGTVLHIITHAASKGLFFLTAGGVMHQTEKRDIREMGGLASKMPFSAVSGTIAALSIAGAPPLACFISEFFIFVGAIQIIQAGDSFYIFPTAIMLVATVFSLAYSLRFISKVFLGTSKDEVGVIDESAHGGHEVTSSETETPVAELKHKIVDIPNYMKLALAILVVLVVVIGIYPTFFMNLIQTVTFGGV; encoded by the coding sequence AACACAGGCAGCTACACCGAATCCTACACGTGGATTCCATCAGACCTCGGCGGAAGCACTGCACTTGCCCAATTCTCGCTGTTCGTAGACGGCATAAGCGCATCCATTGCCCTCATCAGCTTAGTCCTCATATTCGTAGCATCAATCTACAGCATCAACTACATGTCAGGCAAAAAACACCTCGCAGCCTACTACGCGCTCCTCTGCATGCTCAGCGTCGGCTTAGTCGGCGTCTTCCTCACCAGCAACCTCATCTTATTCTACTTTTGCTGGGAACTAATGCTCGTACCCGCCTACTTCATAGTCGGAGAATGGGGCTACCGCAACAGCTACAAATCCGCCTTCAAACTCTTCATATTCACCCACGCAGGCGCAGTCTTCGTGCTCTTAGGTATCGGAGCAATCTACTGGCTAACCGGCTACACAGATATGTTCCAAGCCCAAGCAGCTCTTGCAACCGCTGCACCCGATGTCATCAAATGGATACTTATTGCCCTGACCGCTGGGTTTGCAGTTAAAATGGCTGTATTCCCAGTCCACATGTGGCTACCCGATGCTCACTCTGAAGCACCCGCACCGATGTCTGCGTTACTTAGCGGTGTTATCATCAGCGCAGGAGCATACGCCATTATCCGCCTATCGTTTGGCGTTGTGTTTCCATCCGTAGGCGAAGCCTTTGGTGTACCCTTCCTACATGCCCTATCCATAATCGGCATAATCACCGCATTCTTTGGTTCCCTACTCTCACTGGTAGCCAACGACATAAAACGCGTCATCGCATACTCAAGCATCGCGCACATGGGCTACATTATGTTTGGTCTCTCACTATTCCCACCAGCACTCGCAAGCGGAAACGTCGTGATGCTTGCCTCAGCAACATCCATAGCAATCGTCGGAACCGTGCTCCACATAATCACACACGCAGCCAGCAAAGGCCTCTTCTTCCTTACCGCAGGCGGCGTCATGCACCAAACCGAAAAACGCGACATCCGAGAAATGGGCGGCTTAGCAAGCAAAATGCCCTTCTCAGCAGTCTCTGGAACCATCGCAGCACTCAGCATCGCAGGCGCACCACCCCTAGCCTGCTTTATCAGTGAATTCTTCATATTCGTCGGCGCCATCCAAATCATCCAAGCAGGCGACAGCTTCTACATCTTCCCCACCGCAATCATGCTGGTTGCAACAGTCTTCTCCTTGGCTTACTCGCTGCGATTTATCAGCAAAGTTTTCCTCGGCACAAGCAAAGACGAAGTCGGCGTCATAGATGAATCAGCCCACGGCGGCCACGAAGTAACAAGTTCAGAAACAGAAACACCTGTTGCAGAGCTTAAACACAAAATCGTCGACATCCCCAACTACATGAAACTGGCCCTCGCAATCCTGGTGGTCTTAGTCGTCGTCATCGGCATCTACCCCACCTTCTTCATGAATCTAATACAAACAGTAACCTTCGGAGGGGTCTAA
- a CDS encoding NADH-quinone oxidoreductase subunit N, which produces MVEILTVLLPIITFVIAALLTIPIFKIIRRSTHKTGLTVSWVVVVFVVASLFVANLAINYYSDPTSINIALDGSTATPFVSSFLVDAISVYMAIIMVAIAAVVMIYTVFYMNSNERPADRYFAIMFITTGALIGAVLAGDLLTFFIFWEAATAGAAFLMMYRKNAFSLNATMKYLIMVIIASAFVLFGLSIVFGITGTLNYLALSGAITTAAASDQALLIIAFIFIAAGYAIEAAIVPFHFWLPDAYTAAPAPSASFLSALVDQGSYYILIRIFLYIILPGAIDWTLMLAVLAALTMIVGNIFALIQNDIKRLVAYICVADVGYNLVAICSVTALGVAGNLYFFLIGGITTALAFMAIGIMNSHGFKTLDDFHGLGKKMPWASLALIMAGLSFAGVPPLGGFMGKYLVFTSAISANLSWLAIIGVITSVLQTAYIFRLVNIMYGKPAKNDTPVKENKRILIPVFILVAAIFLLGLFPNVVLNLINPVISQLPFIVP; this is translated from the coding sequence ATGGTTGAAATACTTACCGTACTACTACCCATAATCACCTTCGTAATCGCAGCGCTACTAACCATACCCATATTCAAAATAATCCGCCGCAGCACTCACAAAACCGGTCTAACCGTAAGCTGGGTAGTTGTGGTCTTTGTTGTAGCGAGTTTATTTGTAGCAAACTTAGCGATCAACTATTACAGCGACCCAACAAGCATAAACATCGCCTTAGACGGCAGCACAGCCACCCCATTTGTTAGCAGCTTCCTAGTAGATGCCATATCCGTTTACATGGCCATCATAATGGTAGCCATAGCCGCAGTTGTCATGATTTACACAGTATTCTACATGAACAGCAACGAGCGCCCTGCAGACCGTTACTTTGCCATAATGTTCATAACCACTGGCGCACTCATCGGCGCAGTTCTCGCAGGCGACCTGTTAACCTTCTTCATATTCTGGGAAGCCGCCACCGCAGGCGCAGCTTTCTTGATGATGTACCGCAAAAACGCGTTCAGCCTCAATGCCACCATGAAATACCTCATCATGGTCATCATCGCCTCCGCCTTCGTACTCTTCGGCTTATCCATAGTCTTTGGCATAACTGGCACCCTCAACTACCTCGCACTCAGCGGTGCAATAACCACCGCCGCGGCCTCAGACCAAGCCCTCCTAATCATTGCCTTCATATTCATTGCCGCAGGCTACGCAATTGAAGCCGCCATTGTACCCTTCCACTTCTGGCTACCCGACGCATACACTGCCGCACCCGCCCCCTCAGCATCCTTCCTATCCGCACTCGTAGACCAAGGCAGCTACTACATACTCATCCGCATCTTCCTCTACATCATCCTACCCGGCGCAATCGACTGGACGCTTATGCTCGCCGTCTTAGCAGCCCTCACCATGATTGTCGGTAACATTTTCGCGCTCATACAAAACGACATCAAACGCTTAGTCGCATACATCTGTGTCGCAGACGTCGGCTACAACCTCGTCGCCATCTGCAGTGTAACTGCGCTTGGTGTTGCAGGAAACCTCTACTTCTTCCTCATCGGCGGCATAACCACTGCACTCGCATTCATGGCAATCGGTATCATGAACAGTCACGGCTTCAAGACACTTGACGACTTCCACGGCTTAGGCAAAAAGATGCCTTGGGCAAGCTTAGCGCTCATCATGGCAGGCTTATCCTTCGCAGGTGTTCCACCGCTGGGTGGCTTCATGGGCAAATACCTCGTCTTCACCTCCGCAATCAGCGCCAACCTATCTTGGCTCGCCATCATCGGTGTCATCACCAGCGTACTGCAAACCGCTTACATATTCCGCCTCGTCAACATAATGTACGGCAAACCAGCCAAAAACGACACCCCCGTCAAAGAAAACAAACGTATACTAATCCCCGTCTTTATACTCGTCGCCGCCATATTCCTGCTTGGTCTGTTCCCCAACGTCGTCTTAAACCTCATCAACCCAGTCATCAGCCAACTACCCTTCATAGTCCCATAA
- a CDS encoding right-handed parallel beta-helix repeat-containing protein, translated as MKRMVACCLVAFLVCSLAFAAPVYVEFGAASTEVTSIISSDTTWTRAGSPYELHGPVAILYDVTLTVQQGVTINMHGNYLQVNGTLIAKGTLTDKILFNNGYIAFTELSHGWDEQTKSGSIIENADFVGSYEDHPRYSAQITTEGASPKLTGLSLSSLMITKGGGSQTITNNYVGSMWVTGSQAISNNTIRTARFSGSQNIFNNYIDILKTDGSQVISGNVIKDLRIEGTPTVYNNEIGNNVPELITTTASLTMSGNATISSNIIYDGISAGAGSPIIWNNTITYTPSGYDQQNQAALNLSPQCNAIVSNNRITGMSASIPDYESLGMRPDRGPYYTYYGITCNNNQNIINNEISGCTKASILVYGNATIQKNIFHDKGVILDASNAQINFNNFEDDSGLYLWEHAQGNIDAANNWWGTTDTAKIDQVIYDFTDDFNLATVNYQPILNAPNSQAGLDLTTPMPTPVPTATSTPTNPPQTPTVTTGESSSHLFGSLISLDLEQTAIIALVVVVAALVVVVVVLLRTRRV; from the coding sequence ATGAAAAGAATGGTCGCTTGCTGTTTGGTCGCGTTTTTGGTTTGCAGTTTAGCCTTTGCTGCACCTGTGTATGTAGAGTTTGGGGCAGCCTCAACTGAGGTCACAAGCATAATCAGCTCAGACACGACATGGACGCGTGCTGGAAGCCCTTACGAACTTCACGGTCCAGTTGCAATACTTTACGATGTAACCTTAACGGTTCAGCAGGGCGTAACCATAAACATGCACGGTAACTACTTACAGGTTAACGGCACCTTAATAGCTAAAGGTACCCTAACGGACAAGATTCTTTTTAATAATGGTTATATCGCCTTTACCGAATTAAGCCACGGTTGGGATGAACAAACAAAATCGGGCAGCATAATTGAAAACGCTGATTTTGTCGGATCATACGAGGACCATCCACGTTATTCTGCTCAAATAACCACAGAAGGGGCATCTCCAAAGTTGACTGGTCTCTCACTTAGTTCGCTTATGATTACTAAAGGCGGCGGTTCACAAACAATAACTAATAATTACGTAGGTTCCATGTGGGTTACGGGGTCGCAGGCAATTTCTAATAATACCATTCGAACAGCTCGATTTAGCGGGAGCCAAAACATATTCAACAACTACATTGATATTCTAAAAACCGATGGTTCACAAGTAATTTCTGGTAACGTAATCAAAGACTTACGAATCGAGGGGACTCCAACAGTTTACAACAATGAAATCGGAAATAATGTGCCCGAACTTATCACCACCACCGCCTCTCTGACAATGAGTGGCAACGCCACAATCTCCTCCAACATTATCTACGATGGAATAAGCGCCGGTGCTGGTTCTCCGATAATCTGGAACAACACCATAACTTATACCCCTTCAGGCTACGACCAACAAAATCAAGCTGCCCTCAACCTATCACCTCAATGTAACGCTATTGTAAGTAACAACCGCATAACAGGTATGTCTGCTTCGATTCCTGACTATGAATCGCTAGGCATGCGTCCCGACCGTGGACCCTACTACACTTACTATGGCATAACCTGCAACAATAACCAAAACATCATAAACAATGAAATTTCAGGTTGTACCAAAGCAAGCATCCTAGTCTATGGAAACGCTACTATACAAAAAAACATCTTCCACGACAAAGGCGTAATCCTTGACGCCTCAAATGCGCAGATTAACTTTAACAATTTCGAAGATGACTCTGGGCTCTATCTTTGGGAACACGCACAAGGAAACATCGATGCAGCCAACAACTGGTGGGGGACAACCGACACCGCCAAAATCGACCAAGTAATCTATGATTTCACCGACGACTTCAATTTGGCCACCGTAAACTATCAACCCATCTTGAATGCGCCCAATTCACAAGCAGGACTGGACCTAACCACGCCCATGCCAACTCCCGTCCCCACAGCTACTTCAACCCCAACAAATCCGCCCCAGACCCCCACGGTTACAACCGGGGAATCCAGCAGTCACCTCTTCGGCAGTCTCATCAGCCTCGATTTGGAGCAAACCGCCATAATCGCGTTGGTTGTGGTTGTTGCGGCGTTGGTGGTTGTTGTTGTGGTGTTGTTGCGGACAAGACGAGTCTAA
- a CDS encoding tyrosine-type recombinase/integrase, which produces MDAATENKTVAGESTTIKSSSEARILEFLWYMKKQGYKETTIISRGVRLRRLIALGADLNNPESVKETIAKQDKWKDSMKEVAVFAYDLYAKWVGLKWQRPRYKAIRQLPFIPQEREIDDVIAGVNKEIALFLQIGKDTGARAGEIYRLEWTDIDFEGRTISIIAEKNSNPRVFRMQNKLLDMLHNIEKTELRIFVTYKNLNNLRRTYEKQRKRLAKKLANPRLNKITFHTLRHWKGSTEYHKTKDILHVMQTLGHKNIKNTLLYTQLLNIEEDNQYVCKIAQTPKEICDLVTLGFEFVTEKNGLQFFRKRI; this is translated from the coding sequence TTGGACGCTGCAACAGAAAACAAGACTGTTGCGGGAGAATCAACCACTATCAAATCAAGCTCTGAAGCACGGATACTGGAATTTCTATGGTATATGAAAAAGCAAGGCTACAAAGAAACAACCATTATAAGCAGAGGCGTAAGGCTACGCAGACTCATAGCTCTTGGTGCTGACCTAAACAACCCTGAAAGCGTCAAGGAAACGATAGCAAAGCAGGACAAATGGAAAGATTCGATGAAAGAAGTCGCTGTGTTCGCATATGACTTATACGCAAAATGGGTAGGACTAAAATGGCAACGTCCACGATACAAAGCAATAAGACAGCTACCATTCATACCCCAAGAAAGAGAAATCGATGACGTTATAGCTGGCGTAAACAAGGAAATAGCGCTTTTCCTACAGATAGGCAAAGATACGGGTGCAAGGGCTGGCGAAATCTACCGCTTAGAATGGACAGACATTGACTTTGAAGGACGCACAATCAGCATTATAGCCGAAAAAAACAGCAATCCACGGGTTTTCCGAATGCAAAACAAGCTGCTCGATATGCTTCATAACATCGAAAAAACAGAACTACGCATTTTCGTCACTTATAAAAACCTAAACAATCTTAGACGAACATACGAAAAACAACGTAAAAGGCTCGCAAAAAAACTGGCAAACCCACGGCTTAATAAAATAACCTTCCATACACTGCGACATTGGAAAGGTTCGACTGAATACCACAAGACAAAAGACATCCTTCACGTCATGCAGACCCTTGGACACAAGAACATCAAAAACACGTTGCTATATACTCAACTGTTGAACATTGAAGAGGACAATCAATACGTTTGTAAGATTGCTCAGACACCCAAGGAAATATGTGATTTGGTAACTCTTGGCTTTGAATTTGTAACCGAGAAGAATGGGTTACAGTTCTTCCGAAAACGCATTTAG